Proteins from a genomic interval of Mesobacillus sp. S13:
- a CDS encoding tetratricopeptide repeat protein produces the protein MARQERELHPKDEEKRLKDELMEARKKRDRTSQHLIEKKLVKLYVSQAEYFKMAEKPDPNIAKRYLETALRIQKDHPVANYRLGYLFYRNNEYTKAIFHFGKALDGSTTEGLNDTQTMLANMFMVNCGIRIAKESILEIQSIEENLYSELEKERVEKYRNEILVLDEDVFERMFYRKIENGMASRISESEFAVFQPKGKQVMLRISDQGREILFPDGFTLSLNPVSFYLFYGLITAEELLTYRDLKHKITLWSELEVTEDNIRQMISRYSRNIPMWNVFFPSTSVVNPESNRRVAGFMLAEGFSSCILCRGDEVLPGEL, from the coding sequence GTGGCTAGACAAGAGAGGGAATTGCATCCTAAAGACGAAGAAAAGCGGTTAAAGGACGAACTAATGGAAGCCAGGAAGAAAAGGGATAGAACCAGTCAACATCTAATTGAGAAAAAATTAGTAAAGCTCTATGTCTCTCAGGCTGAATACTTCAAAATGGCGGAAAAGCCTGATCCAAATATTGCAAAAAGGTATTTAGAAACAGCTTTAAGAATTCAAAAGGACCATCCTGTAGCAAATTATCGACTTGGTTATTTATTTTACCGAAACAATGAATACACGAAGGCCATCTTTCACTTTGGAAAAGCATTGGATGGGAGTACGACAGAAGGGTTGAATGATACCCAAACCATGCTTGCTAATATGTTTATGGTCAACTGTGGAATCAGAATTGCGAAAGAGTCAATTTTGGAGATTCAAAGTATAGAAGAGAATTTGTACTCCGAGTTGGAAAAAGAAAGGGTAGAAAAGTACCGGAACGAGATCCTGGTTCTGGATGAAGACGTTTTTGAAAGGATGTTTTATAGGAAAATTGAAAACGGAATGGCATCGAGAATTAGTGAGTCTGAATTTGCTGTTTTTCAGCCAAAGGGTAAGCAAGTAATGTTGCGAATTTCCGATCAAGGCAGGGAAATTCTTTTTCCAGATGGTTTTACATTAAGCTTAAACCCGGTATCTTTCTATTTATTCTACGGATTAATAACAGCGGAAGAGTTATTAACCTATCGGGACTTAAAACATAAAATTACATTGTGGAGCGAGCTGGAAGTCACTGAGGACAATATTCGGCAAATGATCAGCCGATACTCCAGGAATATTCCAATGTGGAATGTTTTCTTTCCTTCCACTAGTGTTGTTAATCCAGAATCTAATAGGCGAGTCGCTGGATTTATGTTGGCTGAAGGGTTTAGTTCATGTATTTTATGCAGGGGAGATGAGGTCCTTCCCGGGGAGCTTTAA
- a CDS encoding SDR family oxidoreductase: MTNLKGKRAIVTGASRSKGIGAAICRSLANAGADVFFTHWSPFDEMSGNGLDQDFPSMLCEELRQMGVNAAHMEADLSRSESSTLIMDRVEETLGTPTILVNNATYGSPADFRTLNREILDKHYEVNNSGTLMLSLEFAKRYEKSYPEGKDGRIINMVSKGPDPNNLAYIATKGMMIAITEPLSVGLAPIGITVNSVDPGPTDSGWINDELREQLLPLFPSGRIGVPEDAARLITFLASDDSGWITGQTIKSEGGFLGK; encoded by the coding sequence ATGACCAATCTAAAAGGAAAACGTGCAATCGTAACAGGCGCAAGCCGTTCTAAGGGAATTGGGGCGGCGATTTGCCGCTCACTTGCGAATGCTGGGGCAGATGTGTTTTTTACACATTGGTCTCCGTTTGATGAGATGAGCGGTAATGGATTAGATCAGGATTTTCCTAGTATGTTATGTGAAGAGTTAAGACAAATGGGAGTTAATGCTGCTCATATGGAGGCTGACTTGAGCAGGAGTGAATCATCCACTCTTATTATGGATCGGGTTGAAGAAACGTTGGGGACACCTACTATATTAGTGAACAATGCTACCTATGGATCACCAGCGGATTTTCGGACTTTGAATAGAGAGATTCTGGACAAGCATTACGAAGTGAATAATAGTGGGACACTTATGCTGTCGCTGGAATTTGCGAAAAGGTATGAAAAGTCATATCCAGAAGGAAAAGATGGGCGAATCATCAATATGGTGTCTAAAGGTCCTGATCCTAACAATCTGGCTTATATAGCAACTAAAGGGATGATGATTGCCATAACGGAACCTTTATCAGTCGGGTTAGCGCCAATCGGTATTACAGTAAATTCTGTCGATCCTGGTCCCACAGATTCCGGTTGGATCAATGATGAATTGAGAGAGCAGCTGCTGCCACTATTTCCATCAGGACGGATAGGTGTACCTGAAGATGCTGCACGTTTAATCACGTTCTTAGCAAGCGATGATTCTGGCTGGATTACTGGACAAACGATAAAGTCTGAGGGTGGATTTTTGGGCAAATAA
- a CDS encoding UvrD-helicase domain-containing protein, with protein MSFNIQKILKYLDSAKNIEQILVSTYREVKFPFNRPGVYERNLALFNKELYDLINDLKRLPEVKEFEESYLNKYLTRPANKVALQYYANNAYRALVSELHFYFSLKESNLFDDVRMDYTYDLEAKTDVLLYKNGKSLGLQLFSGDENYRLSKEKSIKNLKLGYKLILYNLRDFPEQKKEITCDNGSKLVLYGKKDVHFLSEYLRNLDSHTPEELMEVELTDRFEIVPDKMKQVGYTSYSGEVQYSYIYIGVQTNQIEEYLMVLRNNGKKVFVSYHKAQGDTFIAIDGNIFTLNGKPLSKIEGFHYLESYGTLLKKFSFHQYKIEHAEPANNIAVNAGAGSGKTTTLVSRILYLLFTKQINALHEIIMITFTNEAASNMKEALEERLENLYRTTGNEVHYQYLQQVSLMKIVTIPTFAKDILSQFSHYIGLAANIQITEMTVKRREILEEYLDKWLANYEKNPFNNLEYYKIIRFLEDVWDKFNQKGIVEKELNDYLRLNMQDDLLKVAVINILKNAENRFTSIKFDEDFLTVSDLTRFLKVLIDQQVPLHELNKSYKYLLVDEFQDTDIAQIQFIATIAAKAKLRLTVVGDTKQSVYRFRGADSTAFSVLDEYLEQLNYHRLHIYHLIENFRSSRLLIEDVEKIFGKWRMKELLPSSELPMFSLQENHMDQDNIFRLYNQEFTIEYLLEDFALMPSKDEKSNVLAVLVRNNHEAISIGEELKKLNNGPQYEVRTEGTLYVSKAARDLSILLHSWLYSKSDDIGRNQALFSLSETAFCIKIDQVHFTLKSRNRNKKFINADDFTFNIPVSWYNALELMKAKPVLSILQEFLDQSDYESNLADRGFNKIEILKYELNLEKIITEIYAKFNNSATLIQVYDWLKLQILTNRESDEAEIEESSFEDNFVRVMTVHKSKGLQFHTVLIPYPNNAFIRKEDNIKQDIIVQIGEKDQLNLGWKYKDDKSGFEDKTTNYIKLRTEENEEQRREEARILYVAMTRAKQSLKIYGLKNVHEEVTHPNTWGELLFI; from the coding sequence ATGTCTTTTAACATTCAAAAAATATTAAAGTATCTTGACTCAGCAAAAAATATTGAACAAATACTTGTTAGTACCTATCGCGAGGTTAAATTCCCTTTCAATAGACCAGGGGTTTACGAGAGAAACTTGGCTCTTTTCAATAAAGAATTATATGATTTGATTAATGACCTAAAACGCTTACCAGAGGTCAAGGAATTTGAAGAAAGTTACTTAAACAAATACTTGACTCGCCCTGCAAATAAAGTAGCCCTTCAATATTATGCGAATAACGCCTATAGAGCATTGGTATCTGAACTGCATTTTTATTTTTCTTTGAAAGAATCCAATTTATTCGATGATGTAAGAATGGATTATACCTATGACTTAGAAGCAAAAACAGATGTATTACTATATAAAAACGGCAAATCTCTCGGTTTACAATTATTTAGTGGGGATGAAAATTACCGATTATCAAAAGAAAAATCGATAAAAAATTTAAAACTAGGCTATAAGTTAATATTATATAATTTACGTGATTTCCCAGAACAGAAAAAGGAAATAACCTGTGATAACGGATCAAAATTAGTTTTATATGGAAAGAAGGATGTCCATTTTCTTTCAGAGTATTTACGTAATTTAGACAGTCATACTCCTGAAGAATTAATGGAAGTTGAATTAACAGATAGGTTTGAAATAGTACCGGACAAAATGAAACAAGTTGGCTACACTTCTTACAGCGGAGAAGTGCAATATTCATATATATATATTGGGGTGCAAACAAATCAAATTGAAGAATACCTTATGGTCCTTCGCAATAATGGTAAAAAAGTGTTCGTTTCGTATCACAAAGCCCAAGGCGATACATTCATCGCGATTGATGGTAATATTTTCACACTAAATGGAAAGCCTTTAAGTAAAATTGAGGGATTTCACTACTTAGAAAGTTATGGTACTTTGCTTAAAAAGTTCAGTTTTCACCAATATAAAATTGAGCATGCCGAGCCTGCAAATAACATTGCAGTAAATGCAGGAGCTGGCAGTGGGAAAACAACTACTCTTGTATCGCGCATTTTGTATTTATTATTCACTAAGCAAATTAATGCCTTACATGAAATCATTATGATTACATTCACAAATGAAGCAGCGAGCAACATGAAAGAAGCCCTAGAAGAAAGGTTAGAAAATCTATACCGTACAACCGGTAATGAAGTTCACTACCAATACCTTCAGCAAGTAAGTCTTATGAAGATAGTGACAATTCCAACGTTCGCAAAAGATATTTTAAGTCAGTTTTCCCACTATATCGGTTTAGCAGCCAATATTCAGATTACTGAGATGACGGTTAAGCGCCGAGAAATTTTGGAGGAATATTTAGACAAATGGCTTGCGAATTATGAAAAAAATCCATTTAACAACCTAGAATATTATAAAATCATTCGCTTTTTAGAAGATGTCTGGGATAAATTTAACCAAAAGGGAATTGTTGAAAAAGAACTTAATGATTATTTAAGACTTAATATGCAAGACGATTTACTTAAGGTTGCAGTAATTAATATTCTTAAAAATGCTGAGAACAGATTTACTTCGATAAAATTTGATGAGGATTTTTTAACAGTTTCTGATTTAACGCGATTTTTAAAGGTTCTAATAGATCAACAAGTTCCATTACATGAACTTAATAAGAGTTATAAATACTTATTAGTGGATGAATTCCAAGATACCGATATCGCCCAAATTCAATTTATCGCAACGATTGCCGCAAAAGCCAAGCTACGTCTAACCGTCGTAGGTGATACTAAACAAAGTGTTTATCGCTTTCGCGGAGCAGACTCAACAGCGTTTAGTGTACTCGATGAATATTTAGAACAGCTTAACTATCACAGGCTGCATATTTATCATTTAATTGAAAACTTTCGTTCTTCACGTTTATTAATTGAAGATGTAGAAAAGATATTTGGAAAATGGCGTATGAAGGAATTACTACCCTCAAGTGAGCTACCGATGTTTTCTCTTCAGGAAAATCATATGGATCAGGATAATATATTCAGGCTTTACAACCAAGAATTCACAATCGAGTATTTGCTCGAAGATTTTGCGCTAATGCCTTCGAAAGATGAAAAGTCAAATGTATTGGCAGTATTAGTCCGAAATAATCATGAAGCAATTTCTATTGGCGAAGAGCTAAAAAAATTGAATAACGGACCTCAATATGAAGTACGTACTGAGGGAACTCTTTATGTTTCAAAAGCAGCACGCGATTTAAGCATCCTTCTACATTCTTGGCTCTATTCGAAAAGTGATGATATCGGCCGAAACCAAGCACTATTCTCCCTTAGTGAAACAGCTTTTTGTATTAAAATTGATCAGGTGCATTTCACACTCAAATCAAGGAATCGAAATAAAAAATTCATTAACGCTGATGACTTTACTTTTAACATACCAGTCTCCTGGTATAATGCCTTAGAATTGATGAAAGCAAAACCAGTACTGTCCATTCTACAGGAGTTTTTAGACCAAAGCGATTATGAATCAAATTTAGCAGACCGTGGTTTTAATAAAATCGAGATTTTGAAATACGAACTTAATCTTGAAAAAATCATTACAGAGATATATGCGAAGTTCAACAACAGTGCGACATTAATTCAAGTGTATGATTGGTTAAAGCTACAAATTTTAACAAACCGTGAAAGTGATGAGGCAGAAATTGAAGAATCCTCATTTGAAGACAATTTTGTACGTGTTATGACGGTACATAAGTCGAAGGGATTACAATTCCACACTGTTCTTATCCCTTACCCTAATAACGCCTTCATACGTAAAGAAGATAATATAAAACAAGATATTATCGTACAAATTGGTGAGAAAGATCAATTAAATCTAGGATGGAAATATAAAGATGATAAGAGTGGATTCGAGGATAAAACAACTAATTATATCAAATTGCGTACTGAAGAGAACGAAGAACAACGACGTGAAGAAGCCCGTATTTTGTACGTAGCTATGACTCGTGCAAAACAATCATTAAAAATTTATGGTTTGAAAAATGTGCATGAGGAAGTGACCCATCCGAATACTTGGGGAGAATTATTGTTTATATAA
- a CDS encoding DUF2268 domain-containing putative Zn-dependent protease (predicted Zn-dependent protease with a strongly conserved HExxH motif) — MDQIEILNLVPKFLSFFHMAKKPDIDEEERWALWKEHYNFAAVPPGDDGQKMARKLLDTAWDHYAEHLSFIEKWEPNEEKVKEYLTKVKSLLGYDHPIDLVVVYFVGGFENNPFVAPYDQNRMALCLPIENGDSNIHLAHELTHIVHTQTANLTGEWERTIGSTILQEGLATQVSKCLVPGHPDELYIEHKKGWLQSCKESRTDIISQICPFLDHDSSEAVTRFTFGNGTTNHEREAYYVGWELVHFLLNDGVSFKEMASVQEKDIPDYLRDILPNLLK, encoded by the coding sequence TTGGATCAAATTGAAATACTGAACTTAGTGCCCAAGTTTTTATCCTTTTTCCATATGGCAAAAAAACCTGATATTGATGAAGAAGAAAGATGGGCTCTCTGGAAGGAACATTATAACTTTGCAGCCGTTCCTCCGGGAGACGATGGTCAAAAGATGGCCAGAAAGCTCCTGGATACAGCTTGGGATCATTATGCTGAGCATTTATCATTTATTGAGAAATGGGAACCGAATGAAGAAAAAGTTAAAGAGTATCTTACAAAAGTAAAATCTTTGCTTGGTTATGATCACCCAATTGATTTAGTCGTCGTTTATTTCGTTGGGGGATTTGAGAATAATCCATTTGTTGCTCCCTATGATCAAAACCGTATGGCGCTTTGTTTGCCTATTGAGAACGGAGATTCCAATATCCACCTTGCACATGAACTGACCCATATCGTTCATACACAAACGGCAAACCTGACAGGTGAGTGGGAACGAACGATAGGATCTACCATTTTGCAGGAAGGGTTAGCGACCCAGGTTAGCAAATGCTTAGTACCAGGGCATCCGGATGAGCTATATATTGAGCATAAAAAAGGGTGGCTGCAATCTTGTAAAGAAAGTAGAACAGACATCATTAGCCAAATATGTCCTTTTTTAGATCATGACTCTTCAGAAGCTGTAACAAGGTTCACATTTGGGAATGGAACAACGAACCACGAAAGGGAAGCATACTATGTTGGGTGGGAATTGGTTCATTTCCTTTTGAATGATGGAGTCAGTTTTAAAGAAATGGCTAGTGTGCAAGAAAAGGATATCCCGGATTATTTAAGAGACATTTTACCGAATCTTTTGAAGTAG
- a CDS encoding M20/M25/M40 family metallo-hydrolase — MKNNILLARHGLQKEDAKSSPQGITSQLLNRLMIAPGSLENDSSIISTLLEAGREINSPGPGMLIDPLGGELPLTDFDPYIRGIVRWLNELGIHTFGSCDGHGKRPAHIFLKKFPNSKQTEIINAAVPANVKCRIDGKNVRLTYPLDNQMPLLEMAENLYQLSQNPGYLRNLQADNFKYQLIELLNIPGASTDERAIRLTLKNKLNRVLDNCFIDKKGNLLGYMECGTGPTILLSAHMDTVEEIICGREIIEEGTTLSSSKGILGADDRAGIAAILSILNRVRKTNFNGTIKVAFTVEEEIGCRGSRGIDKDFIEDVDAAIVIDRRGKRDIVTSNGGFVFCSEEFGKLFEQAGKLTGMEDWQVTPGGISDAKVFANYSIPSVNLSAGYQNEHTDFETVDYLATFETMLLVESLLHNNLIQSEKDTIEF, encoded by the coding sequence ATGAAAAACAACATTCTATTGGCAAGACATGGGTTGCAAAAGGAAGATGCAAAGTCCTCACCGCAAGGAATCACTTCACAGTTACTAAACCGACTTATGATTGCACCTGGCTCTTTAGAAAATGATTCATCTATAATTAGCACATTACTCGAGGCTGGCCGGGAAATAAACTCTCCGGGTCCTGGAATGCTGATTGATCCGCTTGGAGGAGAATTGCCGCTTACTGACTTTGATCCTTACATTCGCGGCATCGTACGTTGGTTAAACGAGTTAGGTATCCATACCTTTGGTTCCTGTGACGGCCATGGCAAAAGGCCTGCACATATCTTTCTGAAGAAATTCCCGAACAGCAAACAGACTGAAATCATAAATGCCGCAGTTCCCGCAAATGTGAAATGCAGAATTGACGGTAAAAATGTCCGTCTTACTTATCCGCTAGATAATCAAATGCCGCTTCTCGAGATGGCTGAAAATTTATATCAACTTTCTCAGAATCCCGGCTACTTAAGAAACCTTCAAGCCGATAATTTTAAATATCAATTAATTGAATTGCTCAATATTCCTGGAGCAAGTACAGATGAGAGAGCCATTCGTTTAACTCTGAAAAATAAGCTGAATCGCGTACTCGACAACTGTTTCATCGATAAAAAAGGCAATCTTCTCGGCTATATGGAGTGCGGGACCGGCCCAACCATTCTCCTTTCGGCTCATATGGATACAGTAGAAGAAATTATATGTGGCCGTGAAATTATCGAGGAAGGCACTACCCTTAGTAGCTCAAAAGGAATTCTAGGAGCAGATGACCGTGCAGGAATTGCTGCTATACTTTCGATATTAAATAGAGTACGAAAGACCAATTTCAATGGAACGATAAAAGTGGCTTTTACAGTTGAAGAAGAAATTGGATGCCGAGGCTCACGTGGAATAGACAAGGATTTTATCGAGGATGTAGATGCAGCGATTGTTATTGACCGAAGAGGTAAAAGAGATATTGTGACATCAAACGGAGGTTTCGTTTTCTGCTCGGAAGAATTTGGCAAGCTATTCGAACAAGCAGGAAAACTGACAGGCATGGAAGATTGGCAAGTAACCCCAGGTGGAATCAGCGATGCTAAAGTGTTTGCCAATTACAGTATACCATCAGTCAACCTGTCAGCCGGATACCAAAATGAGCATACTGATTTTGAGACAGTTGACTATTTGGCTACGTTTGAGACCATGTTATTAGTTGAATCTTTGTTGCATAACAACTTAATTCAATCAGAAAAAGATACTATTGAATTTTAA
- a CDS encoding Sau3AI family type II restriction endonuclease, with amino-acid sequence MKYLTLDELVEKAQEAEGKTFGEIDTYDRLEKKKAKGGLGQVIEESFFGYTVNSDAKPDFEHLGVELKVTPFKRNKNGSLSAKERLVLNIINYMEEVNKHFQTSSFWKKNEKLLLMFYEWLPEIDRNDYRIYKSVLFTYPKADLEIIKQDWETILEKIKNGKAHEISEGDTNYLGACTKGANKQSLRTQPFSNVLAMQRAYSLKPSYMTALVRKYIKNEDLVSFASAVELEKKTLKELLVEKFSPYIGCTDKQIADHINIKYNPKSKSFVPNIVSSFLGTKGTRLDNIEEFAKANIQFKTIRLEPNGKPEQHMSFENIDFQQWTQETWEDSYIRQRFQETKFLFVIFEFKETKKQNPNRKLYLKGIKLWNMPYETIETKIKELWNEVKKVVDEGVAIEYKYHGEKLVETNNLPKIGFNGVTHLRPKGIDGRDKIILPDGQKMTKQCYWLNNSYIAEIVKELD; translated from the coding sequence ATGAAATACCTTACTTTGGATGAATTAGTGGAGAAGGCACAAGAAGCGGAGGGAAAAACCTTCGGAGAAATCGACACGTATGACAGATTGGAAAAGAAGAAAGCTAAGGGTGGATTAGGGCAAGTAATCGAAGAAAGTTTTTTTGGTTACACGGTGAATTCAGATGCAAAACCTGACTTTGAACATCTGGGTGTGGAATTAAAAGTTACCCCATTCAAACGCAATAAAAATGGTTCACTTTCAGCAAAAGAACGCTTGGTTCTAAACATCATTAATTATATGGAAGAAGTTAATAAACACTTCCAGACATCAAGCTTTTGGAAGAAAAACGAGAAACTACTCCTTATGTTCTATGAATGGCTTCCTGAAATTGACCGGAATGATTATCGTATTTATAAAAGTGTCTTATTTACTTACCCTAAAGCTGATTTAGAAATTATCAAACAGGATTGGGAAACCATCCTAGAAAAAATTAAGAATGGCAAAGCACATGAAATTTCAGAAGGAGACACTAATTATTTGGGTGCATGCACAAAAGGAGCCAATAAACAGAGTTTACGAACCCAACCTTTTTCTAATGTTTTGGCAATGCAGCGTGCATATTCTCTGAAGCCATCTTATATGACTGCCTTAGTTCGGAAATATATTAAGAATGAGGATTTGGTAAGTTTTGCTTCTGCAGTTGAATTGGAAAAGAAGACACTCAAAGAATTGCTTGTCGAAAAATTCTCCCCATATATTGGATGTACTGACAAACAAATAGCTGATCATATTAATATTAAGTACAATCCAAAATCCAAAAGTTTTGTACCCAATATAGTCAGTTCTTTTTTAGGTACCAAGGGAACCAGGTTGGATAATATCGAAGAGTTCGCAAAGGCTAATATTCAATTTAAAACAATACGGCTTGAACCGAATGGAAAACCTGAACAACATATGTCTTTTGAGAACATAGATTTTCAACAGTGGACACAGGAAACTTGGGAAGATAGCTATATTAGGCAGCGTTTCCAGGAAACCAAATTTTTGTTTGTTATATTTGAGTTTAAAGAAACCAAAAAGCAGAACCCGAATAGGAAGTTATATTTAAAAGGTATCAAGCTTTGGAATATGCCTTATGAAACGATTGAAACAAAGATAAAGGAATTATGGAATGAAGTAAAAAAAGTGGTCGACGAAGGGGTAGCGATTGAATACAAATATCATGGGGAAAAGTTAGTTGAAACAAACAACCTTCCTAAAATCGGATTCAATGGAGTCACCCACCTAAGACCAAAAGGTATAGATGGAAGAGATAAAATCATCCTGCCGGATGGTCAAAAAATGACGAAACAATGTTATTGGTTAAATAATAGTTATATAGCAGAAATAGTTAAGGAATTAGATTGA
- a CDS encoding DUF6339 family protein, whose protein sequence is MKLKFISDETLMDLRTNYDAYKENYYNKNHQWFDEYFKEEGRVIESSVSFEMPALNLDEDYSVSDKENVKVIYEALKHLTVSQATQERLWSGLAHLQFRDFAFYRLKNELESGNDTRINTAMFFKNGNKRSLFVHILARLWWVGYMTYDEANTENPYWLTDFFCEKDFSARSVVFFSSNFTSNPNITKGILKSIIKLQNRGISIKRDHFVQANKYLNVVGGAMILDMLTTDEVERMIDNYLVKYYGIEVEQPV, encoded by the coding sequence TTGAAACTTAAATTTATCTCAGACGAAACATTAATGGATTTACGGACGAATTATGATGCCTATAAAGAAAATTATTATAATAAAAATCATCAATGGTTCGACGAATATTTTAAAGAAGAAGGTAGAGTAATAGAATCAAGTGTATCTTTTGAAATGCCAGCTTTGAATCTAGATGAAGATTACTCAGTGAGTGACAAAGAGAATGTGAAGGTAATTTATGAGGCATTAAAGCATTTAACGGTATCACAAGCCACCCAGGAAAGACTTTGGTCAGGATTGGCTCACCTGCAATTTAGGGATTTTGCCTTTTATCGGCTGAAGAATGAATTGGAGAGTGGAAATGATACACGTATAAATACCGCTATGTTCTTCAAAAACGGCAACAAAAGATCGCTGTTCGTTCATATCCTGGCACGGTTATGGTGGGTTGGATATATGACATACGATGAAGCTAATACTGAGAATCCTTATTGGCTTACAGACTTCTTTTGTGAAAAGGACTTTTCAGCAAGAAGTGTCGTGTTTTTCTCAAGTAACTTCACATCAAATCCAAATATCACAAAAGGTATCCTAAAATCGATAATAAAGTTGCAGAATAGAGGAATCAGCATAAAACGAGATCACTTTGTTCAGGCTAACAAGTATTTGAACGTCGTTGGCGGTGCAATGATTCTGGATATGCTGACGACTGATGAAGTTGAGAGGATGATAGATAATTATTTGGTCAAGTATTATGGGATTGAAGTTGAGCAGCCTGTTTAA
- a CDS encoding very short patch repair endonuclease, which translates to MVDQQRSKIMSSIKAVSKLESLVTQELWKKGFRFRRNVRGMVGTPDIAIKKYKVVIFIDSCFWHFCPIHGRMPKSNIEFWKKKLERNQERDKEHTQFYLQKGWHILRIWEHEIRQDFDETILKIATFIKHAKEVEAI; encoded by the coding sequence ATGGTAGACCAGCAAAGAAGTAAAATTATGTCTTCAATCAAGGCTGTTTCAAAATTGGAATCCCTTGTGACACAGGAGCTTTGGAAAAAAGGGTTCAGATTCAGAAGGAATGTACGTGGGATGGTCGGGACCCCTGATATAGCTATAAAGAAATATAAAGTGGTTATTTTCATAGACTCATGCTTTTGGCATTTTTGTCCTATCCACGGTAGAATGCCTAAAAGTAATATTGAATTCTGGAAGAAGAAACTTGAACGTAATCAAGAACGAGATAAAGAACACACTCAATTCTACCTTCAGAAAGGGTGGCATATTTTAAGGATATGGGAACATGAAATCAGGCAAGATTTTGATGAAACAATCCTAAAAATCGCTACTTTCATTAAGCATGCGAAAGAAGTGGAAGCTATATAA
- a CDS encoding DNA cytosine methyltransferase codes for MIKVAELFAGVGGFRLGLEATNGFEVVWGNQWEPSKKAQDAFDCYARRFYGKGIHSNEDIAKVDANRFIDLNVDMIVGGFPCQDYSVARTLSGEKGIQGKKGVLFWEIIRLATDLRPKYLLLENVDRLLKSPSTQRGRDFSVMLASFRDLGYSVEWRVINAAEYGQAQRRRRVFIFAIRNDSPYLKTRQNIDDELMIKKEGFFANAFPVTDEPSKYKPDSFILPQDLVDISEHFCSKYMNAGIMRDGVVYTEELTPKLESPITLSEIVESSVDEKYYLSDAQIEKFEYLKGPKKIERTSASGHSYIFSEGGMAFPEPLDKPGRTMLTSEATTNRSSHVIEDPETKRVRVLTPVECERLNGFPDNWTEGMSDRMRYFCMGNALVVGLVQRMGERILEIEEEEQEAIKNDPQQLSLF; via the coding sequence ATGATAAAAGTAGCAGAATTGTTTGCCGGCGTAGGTGGTTTCCGGCTAGGTTTGGAAGCAACAAATGGATTTGAAGTGGTTTGGGGTAATCAATGGGAACCTTCAAAGAAGGCACAAGATGCTTTTGATTGCTATGCTAGACGTTTCTATGGAAAAGGGATTCATTCTAATGAAGATATCGCAAAAGTTGATGCGAATAGATTTATAGATTTAAACGTGGATATGATTGTGGGTGGATTCCCATGCCAGGATTATTCGGTAGCTCGCACACTTTCCGGAGAAAAAGGTATTCAAGGGAAGAAGGGGGTCTTGTTCTGGGAGATTATTAGATTAGCGACCGATTTGCGTCCAAAATACTTACTTTTAGAAAACGTCGATCGTCTGTTGAAATCCCCTTCCACACAACGGGGCAGAGATTTTTCTGTCATGCTTGCAAGTTTCCGGGACCTCGGGTATTCCGTAGAATGGCGTGTGATCAATGCTGCTGAATATGGACAGGCTCAGAGGAGAAGAAGGGTATTTATTTTCGCAATCCGTAATGATTCTCCATATCTTAAGACCAGACAAAATATTGATGATGAACTTATGATTAAAAAAGAGGGCTTCTTCGCTAATGCTTTTCCGGTCACAGACGAGCCGTCAAAATATAAACCTGATTCATTTATATTGCCGCAGGATTTAGTAGATATCTCTGAGCATTTCTGCAGTAAATATATGAATGCGGGCATCATGCGGGATGGAGTTGTTTATACAGAAGAACTCACACCAAAACTTGAATCACCAATAACGCTAAGTGAGATTGTAGAATCAAGCGTGGATGAGAAATATTATCTATCAGATGCACAAATCGAAAAATTCGAGTATTTAAAAGGGCCCAAAAAAATAGAGCGTACTTCTGCAAGTGGGCATAGTTACATTTTTTCGGAGGGTGGTATGGCATTTCCAGAGCCATTGGATAAGCCAGGTCGAACTATGTTGACTAGCGAGGCTACAACCAACAGGAGCAGTCATGTGATTGAGGATCCAGAAACCAAAAGAGTTCGTGTTTTGACTCCAGTCGAGTGTGAACGACTCAATGGCTTTCCAGATAACTGGACTGAAGGCATGTCAGATCGAATGAGGTATTTCTGCATGGGTAACGCTCTTGTTGTCGGCTTGGTACAGCGTATGGGCGAACGCATACTTGAAATTGAGGAAGAAGAGCAAGAAGCTATTAAAAATGATCCACAGCAGCTAAGTTTATTTTAA